Proteins from a single region of Lysinibacillus sp. JNUCC-52:
- a CDS encoding HPr family phosphocarrier protein, producing MTEKTVQVKLKLGLQARQAALFVQEANRFSADIFLEKDEKKVNAKSIMGVMSLAIAKGTKVVLSSEGSDAEQAVTSLAALIEKED from the coding sequence ATGACTGAGAAAACAGTCCAGGTAAAATTAAAATTAGGACTTCAAGCTAGACAAGCGGCTTTGTTTGTACAGGAAGCAAATCGTTTTAGTGCTGATATTTTTCTTGAAAAAGATGAGAAAAAAGTAAATGCCAAATCCATTATGGGTGTAATGAGCTTAGCGATTGCTAAAGGTACGAAAGTTGTTTTAAGCAGTGAAGGTAGCGATGCAGAGCAAGCGGTTACATCATTAGCTGCTCTTATTGAAAAAGAAGACTAA
- the clpP gene encoding ATP-dependent Clp endopeptidase proteolytic subunit ClpP: MNLIPTVIEQTSRGERAYDIYSRLLKDRIILLGSAIDDNVANSIVAQLLFLEAEDPDKDISLYINSPGGSITAGMAIYDTMQFIKPKVQTICIGMAASMGAFLLAAGEPGKRYALPNAEVMIHQPLGGAQGQATEIEIAAKRILFLREKLNGILSERTGQPLEVISRDTDRDNFMTAERAKEYGLIDHIFVRNER; this comes from the coding sequence ATGAATTTAATTCCTACAGTTATTGAACAAACAAGTCGTGGTGAGCGTGCTTATGACATTTATTCACGACTACTAAAAGACCGTATTATCCTATTAGGAAGTGCAATTGATGACAACGTTGCAAACTCAATCGTTGCGCAGCTTCTATTTTTAGAAGCAGAAGATCCAGATAAAGACATTTCTCTTTACATTAACTCACCAGGTGGTTCTATTACAGCTGGTATGGCAATCTACGATACAATGCAATTCATCAAGCCAAAAGTACAAACAATTTGTATTGGTATGGCTGCATCAATGGGTGCGTTCCTACTTGCTGCTGGTGAACCTGGTAAACGCTATGCATTACCAAATGCAGAAGTAATGATTCACCAACCACTTGGCGGTGCACAGGGTCAAGCGACTGAAATTGAAATTGCTGCAAAACGCATTTTATTCCTTCGTGAAAAATTAAATGGTATTTTATCTGAACGTACTGGTCAGCCACTAGAAGTCATCTCACGAGATACTGATCGTGATAACTTCATGACAGCTGAACGTGCTAAAGAATACGGCTTAATCGACCACATTTTTGTACGTAACGAACGTTAA
- a CDS encoding basic amino acid ABC transporter substrate-binding protein: MKKRFWTLLMVVAAFTLVLVGCGAKEDASSGDAVSDGGGKDKVYKVGTEATFAPFESIDDKGNIVGLDVDILQAIADEMGFKVEWENIGWEPVFQTIKNGETHIGASGITINEERKASFDFTEPYYESQLLIVVKEDSDITSLADLKDKKISVQINATGHMAAKKLQGDASTNIMAFESQPVAIQEMLNGNVDATIGDNAVIYEYIKANPKAKLKVVEDDAFEKEYYGFMVKKGNTELLNLLNEGLQKIKDNGKLKEITGKDFK; the protein is encoded by the coding sequence ATGAAAAAACGTTTTTGGACGTTATTAATGGTTGTAGCAGCATTTACGCTAGTGCTAGTAGGCTGTGGTGCAAAAGAAGATGCATCTTCTGGCGACGCAGTTTCTGATGGTGGCGGTAAGGACAAAGTTTATAAGGTAGGTACAGAGGCTACTTTTGCACCATTTGAATCGATTGACGATAAAGGGAATATTGTAGGATTAGATGTCGATATTTTGCAAGCGATTGCAGATGAAATGGGCTTTAAAGTGGAATGGGAAAACATCGGGTGGGAGCCTGTATTCCAAACAATTAAAAATGGTGAAACACACATCGGTGCATCGGGGATTACAATTAATGAAGAACGTAAGGCGTCATTCGATTTTACAGAGCCATACTATGAATCTCAATTATTAATCGTAGTTAAAGAGGATTCAGATATTACGTCATTAGCAGATTTAAAAGATAAAAAGATTTCAGTGCAAATAAATGCCACTGGTCATATGGCTGCAAAAAAATTACAAGGTGATGCAAGCACAAACATTATGGCATTCGAAAGCCAACCTGTTGCTATTCAAGAAATGTTAAATGGGAACGTTGATGCAACAATTGGTGATAATGCAGTTATTTATGAATATATTAAAGCTAACCCAAAAGCGAAACTTAAAGTAGTTGAAGATGATGCATTTGAAAAAGAATACTACGGCTTTATGGTGAAAAAAGGTAATACGGAATTATTAAACCTATTGAATGAAGGTCTACAAAAAATTAAAGACAATGGTAAATTAAAAGAAATTACTGGTAAGGACTTTAAGTAA
- a CDS encoding amino acid ABC transporter permease: MDIFDLRWDIVWNYRDMFIRGIGITIILTLSGYFGGIILGLLLGLGKVSKNKFIYWPCKLYVDLFRGTPMLVQILLIHLAVIPTIFGHSLGYMVSGITALVLNCAAYNAEIFRAGIQSIDKGQMEAARSLGLTHNQAMKKVILPQAFRRMIPPLGNEFIALLKDSSLVTVIAAPDILYASKVVAGASFRFWEPYIVAALLYLVLTYVVTKVVAFIEKRFSNSYIPRKAEGREAR, from the coding sequence ATGGACATCTTTGATTTACGCTGGGACATAGTTTGGAACTACCGTGATATGTTTATCCGTGGTATTGGTATAACAATCATCTTAACGCTCAGTGGTTATTTTGGTGGTATAATTTTAGGCTTACTATTAGGTTTAGGGAAAGTATCTAAAAATAAGTTTATTTACTGGCCATGTAAACTATATGTCGATTTATTCCGTGGGACACCAATGCTAGTGCAAATATTATTAATTCATTTAGCGGTGATTCCAACGATTTTTGGCCATTCATTAGGATATATGGTGTCAGGTATAACTGCGCTTGTATTAAACTGTGCAGCCTATAATGCAGAAATATTCCGTGCGGGAATTCAAAGCATTGATAAAGGACAAATGGAGGCAGCGCGTTCACTTGGCCTAACACACAATCAAGCGATGAAAAAAGTTATTTTACCACAGGCTTTCAGACGAATGATTCCACCACTTGGCAATGAATTTATTGCATTATTAAAAGACTCATCATTAGTAACGGTTATTGCGGCGCCAGATATTTTATATGCAAGTAAAGTTGTGGCAGGTGCGAGCTTCCGTTTCTGGGAACCTTATATTGTAGCCGCATTGCTATACTTAGTTTTAACATATGTTGTGACAAAGGTAGTCGCGTTTATTGAAAAACGATTCAGCAACAGCTATATCCCTCGTAAAGCGGAAGGGAGAGAAGCAAGATGA
- a CDS encoding amino acid ABC transporter ATP-binding protein, translated as MIRIENLHKYFGKLEVLKGIDYEIHEKQVVCVIGPSGSGKSTFLRCINMLEEVTDGAIYIENVKVNGPKTNINAIRAEVGMVFQQFNLFPHMNVIDNVTMAPMQIRKMNRADAEKLGHELLQKVGLDSKAYNFPEQLSGGQQQRVAIARALAMKPKAILFDEPTSALDPEMVKEVLDVMKNLAIEGMTMIVVTHEMGFAREVGDRVVFMDGGYIVEEGTPEELFGNPKNERTKAFLGKVL; from the coding sequence ATGATTAGAATTGAAAACTTACACAAATACTTCGGAAAACTGGAAGTATTAAAGGGCATCGATTATGAAATACATGAAAAGCAAGTTGTCTGTGTTATTGGACCTTCAGGATCAGGAAAAAGTACTTTTTTACGTTGCATAAATATGCTAGAAGAAGTGACAGATGGTGCAATTTATATTGAAAATGTGAAGGTAAATGGACCAAAAACGAATATCAATGCTATTCGAGCAGAGGTCGGAATGGTATTCCAACAATTTAATTTGTTCCCTCACATGAATGTCATTGATAATGTAACAATGGCACCAATGCAAATTCGCAAAATGAACCGTGCAGATGCAGAGAAACTAGGGCATGAGTTACTGCAAAAGGTCGGGCTAGATAGTAAGGCTTACAACTTTCCTGAGCAGCTTTCAGGTGGACAACAGCAACGTGTAGCGATTGCAAGAGCATTAGCGATGAAACCTAAAGCTATTTTATTTGATGAGCCAACTTCCGCACTAGATCCAGAAATGGTGAAAGAAGTATTAGATGTTATGAAAAATCTAGCGATTGAAGGAATGACAATGATTGTCGTGACACATGAAATGGGCTTTGCACGAGAAGTTGGAGATCGTGTTGTGTTTATGGATGGTGGCTATATCGTAGAAGAAGGAACACCAGAAGAACTCTTTGGTAACCCGAAAAATGAGCGGACCAAAGCATTTTTAGGAAAAGTTTTATAA
- a CDS encoding spore coat protein, whose protein sequence is MSQSFYNEQNNATTPNQQQSLNHGGHEVMDMHETIGEIIAGLNLSIILRPQVKDPELLSILDNQYNFTLGMYNTIVESFKTGHDPSVPTGRYEMQTGNNFQYGIKPSQPKKPMQNASEINDEVISGFLLGAHKGSAKCMTAAATETTNPVVRRVVADSIPNCIEMAYEVSIYQNKHGYYQVPQYTQQDMRAMLDAYATTTNPLH, encoded by the coding sequence TTGTCACAATCTTTTTATAATGAACAAAACAATGCAACAACACCTAACCAACAACAAAGCCTTAATCATGGTGGCCATGAAGTTATGGACATGCATGAAACGATTGGCGAAATAATCGCTGGACTAAACCTATCCATTATTTTACGTCCACAAGTAAAAGACCCAGAACTACTTAGCATTTTAGATAATCAATATAATTTCACACTCGGTATGTACAATACGATTGTGGAATCTTTTAAAACAGGGCATGATCCTTCTGTTCCAACTGGTCGCTATGAAATGCAGACAGGGAACAACTTCCAATATGGCATTAAGCCTTCTCAGCCGAAAAAGCCTATGCAAAATGCAAGTGAAATCAATGATGAAGTCATTTCAGGCTTCTTACTTGGTGCACATAAAGGTTCAGCTAAATGTATGACTGCAGCAGCAACTGAAACAACAAATCCAGTTGTGCGTCGTGTAGTTGCTGATAGTATTCCCAACTGCATCGAGATGGCATACGAAGTATCTATTTACCAAAATAAGCATGGCTATTATCAAGTGCCACAATACACGCAACAAGATATGCGTGCAATGCTTGATGCGTATGCAACAACTACAAATCCCCTCCATTAA